In one window of Vibrio sp. DW001 DNA:
- the fliR gene encoding flagellar biosynthetic protein FliR, with protein MEFPTGIILEWIANYFWPFSRISAMFMVMTVTGARFVSTRIRLYLALAVTLAVSPAIPAVTDTIALFSFEGFLTTLEQIIIGVAMGMVTQFVVQTFVMLGQILGMQSSLGFASMVDPANGQNTPVLGQIFMFLAIMFFLATDGHLKMINLVVISFKTLPIGSGSLTTTDFRELSLWLGTMFKTALSMSLSGIIALLTVNLSFGVMTRAAPQLNIFSLGFAFALMVGLLLCWYIMLGLYGHYELYWIEGEQQVCRIIRLDC; from the coding sequence ATGGAATTTCCTACGGGTATAATATTAGAGTGGATAGCCAACTATTTTTGGCCCTTTAGCCGTATATCCGCGATGTTTATGGTCATGACGGTTACCGGTGCTCGTTTTGTGTCGACTCGAATTCGATTGTACCTCGCATTAGCGGTAACCCTAGCCGTGTCGCCAGCCATCCCTGCCGTGACGGATACAATAGCGCTTTTTTCGTTTGAAGGTTTTCTTACCACGTTGGAACAGATCATCATTGGTGTTGCCATGGGGATGGTGACACAATTTGTCGTGCAAACATTTGTCATGCTGGGACAAATCTTAGGTATGCAGTCAAGTTTGGGCTTCGCGTCAATGGTCGACCCTGCTAACGGGCAGAATACCCCCGTGCTTGGTCAGATCTTTATGTTTCTCGCCATTATGTTTTTTTTAGCAACAGACGGTCATCTTAAGATGATCAACCTAGTTGTAATCAGCTTTAAAACATTGCCAATTGGCAGTGGGTCGCTGACTACGACCGACTTTAGAGAGCTTTCACTTTGGTTAGGAACGATGTTCAAGACGGCGCTGAGTATGTCGTTATCTGGCATTATCGCATTGCTTACTGTGAATCTTTCTTTCGGGGTGATGACGAGAGCAGCACCGCAGCTTAATATATTCTCATTGGGATTCGCCTTCGCTCTTATGGTCGGGCTGTTATTGTGTTGGTACATCATGCTTGGATTATATGGACATTATGAGCTTTACTGGATAGAAGGTGAGCAACAAGTGTGTCGAATAATTCGACTAGATTGTTAA
- the fliQ gene encoding flagellar biosynthesis protein FliQ codes for MTPEIFVEIFRSALWIVIMLVCAIIVPSLMIGLIVAVFQAATSINEQTLSFLPRLIVTLLALMFGAHWMTQTMIEFFYEMVERLPQVLY; via the coding sequence ATGACGCCTGAAATTTTTGTTGAGATATTTCGTAGCGCATTATGGATAGTCATAATGCTTGTGTGCGCGATAATTGTTCCGAGCTTGATGATTGGTCTCATTGTGGCCGTTTTTCAAGCGGCAACCTCTATCAACGAACAGACCTTAAGCTTCCTTCCGCGCTTGATTGTTACATTGCTCGCACTGATGTTTGGTGCGCACTGGATGACACAGACCATGATTGAATTTTTTTATGAAATGGTCGAACGATTACCACAAGTGCTGTATTAG
- the fliP gene encoding flagellar type III secretion system pore protein FliP (The bacterial flagellar biogenesis protein FliP forms a type III secretion system (T3SS)-type pore required for flagellar assembly.), translating to MIKNNVVAALIAAFVFLLYAPISIAQEELETPISANALGAENILVTALEQSNGASSTSASGSVSGGTGIPAFTMTTNPDGSEDYSVNLQILALMTMLGFLPAMVILMTSFTRIVVVMSILRQAMGLQQTPSNQVIVGIAIFLTFFIMSPVIDEVNKTAVQPYLNEQISARQAFDSAQEPMRSFMLKQTRLKDLETFVNISGSQAENPEDVSLAVLIPAFITSELKTAFQIGFMLFLPFLIIDLVVASILMAMGMMMLSPMIVSLPFKLMLFVLVDGWNLILSTLAGSFAL from the coding sequence ATGATAAAAAATAACGTTGTCGCTGCTCTTATAGCAGCGTTTGTGTTTCTTCTATACGCGCCGATATCCATCGCTCAAGAAGAACTTGAAACGCCCATATCAGCGAATGCTTTGGGCGCTGAGAACATCCTTGTGACTGCGCTTGAGCAAAGTAATGGCGCGTCCAGTACGAGCGCTTCTGGTAGTGTATCTGGCGGGACGGGTATTCCAGCGTTTACTATGACAACGAATCCTGACGGCAGTGAAGACTATTCAGTTAATCTTCAGATACTGGCGCTGATGACTATGCTCGGTTTCTTGCCGGCTATGGTCATTTTAATGACCTCATTTACCCGAATTGTCGTGGTCATGTCAATCCTTCGGCAAGCGATGGGATTACAGCAAACACCCTCTAATCAAGTTATCGTCGGCATCGCTATCTTTTTGACCTTTTTTATTATGTCCCCTGTTATTGACGAGGTAAATAAAACGGCGGTTCAACCTTATTTGAACGAACAAATTTCAGCACGACAGGCATTTGATTCTGCACAGGAACCAATGCGATCTTTCATGCTCAAACAGACTCGACTCAAGGACCTTGAAACGTTCGTTAATATCTCAGGTTCTCAAGCAGAAAACCCGGAAGATGTTTCGTTGGCGGTTCTTATCCCAGCGTTTATCACTTCTGAGCTCAAAACCGCTTTCCAGATTGGCTTTATGCTATTTCTGCCATTTTTGATTATTGACTTAGTGGTTGCGTCGATACTAATGGCGATGGGTATGATGATGTTGTCACCCATGATTGTTTCATTGCCATTCAAATTGATGCTCTTTGTCTTAGTCGATGGATGGAACCTGATACTTTCTACCCTAGCGGGCAGTTTTGCGTTATAG
- the fliO gene encoding flagellar biosynthetic protein FliO produces the protein MTINRTLVGTLFFLPFSVLAAGAPQLDLLTTFGSLAVVIAIIFALAWLLKKMRLPTMGNQKGLSVVRQISVGTRERIAVIKVGEEQFLVGITSQAINLISRLDKPIDDEQIETSQFANQFSQLLKKNDKK, from the coding sequence ATGACAATAAATAGAACGCTGGTCGGTACGTTATTTTTTCTACCTTTTTCTGTACTGGCGGCTGGTGCACCACAGCTGGACTTGCTTACAACATTTGGCTCTCTTGCTGTCGTTATCGCGATTATTTTCGCGTTGGCGTGGTTACTTAAAAAAATGCGTTTACCTACAATGGGAAATCAAAAAGGACTTTCCGTTGTCAGGCAAATTTCAGTAGGGACGCGGGAACGTATTGCGGTTATAAAAGTTGGGGAAGAACAGTTTCTTGTTGGTATTACCTCACAAGCCATCAATTTGATTTCTCGATTGGATAAACCCATTGATGATGAGCAAATAGAAACAAGTCAGTTTGCCAATCAATTTAGCCAGTTATTAAAAAAAAATGATAAAAAATAA
- the fliN gene encoding flagellar motor switch protein FliN, whose product MEPSDDQKLADEWAAALGEDPAAMGGSNEAELAPLEELSDQSTPISEDERRKLDTIMDIPVTISMEVGRSQISIRNLLQLNQGSVVELDRIAGESLDVMVNGTLIAHGEVVVVNDKFGIRLTDVISQTERIKKLR is encoded by the coding sequence ATGGAACCGAGTGACGATCAAAAACTAGCAGACGAATGGGCAGCTGCACTGGGTGAAGACCCCGCAGCGATGGGTGGCTCAAATGAAGCGGAACTCGCTCCGTTAGAAGAGCTGTCTGACCAATCAACGCCAATTTCCGAAGATGAGCGTCGTAAACTTGATACGATAATGGATATTCCGGTGACGATTTCTATGGAAGTAGGTCGCTCACAAATTAGTATCCGTAACCTTCTTCAATTGAACCAGGGCTCAGTAGTAGAGCTAGACAGAATTGCAGGGGAGTCGTTAGACGTAATGGTCAACGGTACGTTGATTGCCCACGGGGAAGTCGTCGTTGTCAATGATAAATTTGGTATTCGGTTAACCGATGTCATCAGTCAAACTGAACGAATCAAGAAACTTCGATAG
- the fliM gene encoding flagellar motor switch protein FliM: MTDLLSQDEIDALLHGVDDVDDAEDELDTDVEGTVSFDFSSQDRIVRGRMPTLELINERFARHMRVSLFNMLRKTAEVSINGVQMMKFGEYQNTLYVPTSLNMVRFRPLKGTALVTMEARLVFILVENFFGGDGRFHAKIEGREFTPTERRIIQLLLKVVFEDYKEAWSPVMGVEFEYLDSEVNPSMANIVSPTEVIVVSSFHIEVDGGGGDFHVVMPYSMVEPIRELLDAGVQSDKMETDIRWSSALRDEIMDVPVNFRVNLLEKNISLRDLMELRPGDVIPIDMPENATMFVEELPTYRVKMGRSSEKLAVQVSEKIKRPDVVKTDIAFLGKDIMSEIGSASSDSDDD, from the coding sequence GTGACAGACTTATTATCCCAAGACGAAATTGATGCGCTACTGCACGGCGTTGACGATGTAGATGACGCAGAAGACGAACTGGATACGGATGTTGAAGGAACAGTCAGTTTCGACTTTTCTTCACAAGACCGAATCGTTCGTGGTCGCATGCCGACCCTGGAGCTAATCAATGAACGTTTTGCTCGCCATATGCGAGTCAGCTTGTTCAATATGTTACGAAAAACGGCAGAGGTTTCGATCAACGGCGTTCAAATGATGAAGTTTGGTGAATACCAAAACACATTATATGTACCAACAAGTCTTAATATGGTTCGATTTAGACCATTAAAAGGGACGGCACTGGTTACCATGGAAGCGCGCTTGGTTTTCATCTTGGTAGAGAATTTTTTTGGTGGCGATGGTCGGTTTCACGCTAAGATTGAAGGGCGGGAATTCACACCGACGGAACGAAGAATTATTCAACTGCTGTTAAAGGTTGTTTTTGAGGATTACAAAGAGGCATGGTCTCCAGTCATGGGGGTTGAATTTGAATACCTAGATTCCGAAGTTAACCCAAGTATGGCGAATATTGTTAGTCCGACAGAAGTGATTGTCGTCAGTTCGTTCCATATCGAAGTTGATGGCGGTGGCGGTGATTTTCACGTCGTGATGCCATACTCAATGGTTGAGCCTATACGTGAATTACTCGATGCAGGTGTTCAGTCCGATAAGATGGAAACGGATATTCGTTGGAGCTCTGCGCTGCGAGATGAAATTATGGATGTGCCGGTTAATTTTAGGGTTAATCTGCTTGAAAAAAATATTTCATTAAGAGACCTCATGGAATTAAGGCCTGGCGATGTTATACCCATTGATATGCCTGAAAATGCGACTATGTTTGTGGAAGAACTGCCTACCTATCGAGTGAAGATGGGGCGCTCAAGCGAGAAACTGGCTGTACAGGTATCTGAAAAGATCAAACGACCGGATGTTGTTAAGACGGATATTGCTTTCTTAGGAAAAGATATCATGTCAGAAATTGGTAGTGCTTCGTCTGATTCAGACGATGATTAG
- the fliL gene encoding flagellar basal body-associated protein FliL — protein sequence MADAQQVNGGDAPKGKSKMMIIIIAVVVLIAVGGGAAFFFLGSDSSDSSNDQLTASQMGLPEPASYVNIPQPFLFSAPGKQRDRLVQIKVQVMVRGIKNEDLARHHSPLIESTILNTLASTTVEQLRTPTGRTELRNQATENIRATMTELVGQPVIEKVLFTDFVIQ from the coding sequence ATGGCAGATGCGCAACAAGTAAACGGTGGAGATGCACCGAAAGGTAAGAGTAAAATGATGATTATCATCATTGCTGTAGTGGTATTGATTGCCGTTGGTGGAGGTGCCGCGTTCTTTTTTCTAGGCTCGGATAGTTCTGATTCGTCGAATGATCAGCTCACCGCAAGCCAAATGGGACTACCAGAACCTGCATCGTATGTGAATATTCCACAACCTTTCCTCTTTAGTGCGCCTGGAAAACAGCGAGACAGGTTAGTACAAATTAAAGTTCAGGTGATGGTACGTGGTATAAAAAATGAAGATCTCGCAAGGCATCATTCACCATTAATTGAAAGTACAATTTTAAACACCTTGGCCTCAACGACAGTTGAGCAGCTTAGAACGCCGACAGGTCGAACTGAGCTACGTAACCAAGCGACGGAAAATATTCGAGCAACCATGACGGAATTAGTTGGGCAACCTGTTATCGAAAAGGTGCTATTCACTGATTTTGTAATTCAATAG
- a CDS encoding flagellar hook-length control protein FliK gives MNQTSLSVSDVGKTSTRLQTGASDAIASTDSTESGSFLSALGAIFQSETESTEDTQVIKTDVSEAEVSVPGVDTLIDDDVAVEGEGEGDENAKAKPDSESSQSSSAESDEAVNRLPLSDTSPDQEKAAKTMSEGNELLERLDDSSHALKNEDGKLFPQESKSAEEASNKREEDPALSQFIEKSTSQNQDTVQRQDSKMTGQLPDEKLAQSESLESSSQSIPSLERNGQEENIELDQVGLMGKQSQQKDENTSANEAVGASGNRGVSNELQKEFVLQNGKDATQQLEHGATQQSLKEQVVPAEGAVASQGKPIPQSTEELIWGNTQTDVETEETLATIGIASVGTVLAKADKAQIEATMAQLNLSDADIEALSPEELEYLIQVTNSNVQPEQLKASAELAKPTAVATAAAQQLHTPQYLQQHAAQTQSLDKAPLLAQTSVTAAELNNAQLHQTQPFNPTQVMVATNANSQQHMMKTALATAGVAGAMKSGNKSDDKESGLSQQLSGLAAQQGLQQAQLKTGIQQAVQQSPLQLSREVAGEKLSDQVQMMLSKNLKNIDIRLDPPELGRMQIRMTMNGDAASVQFTVANQQARDIVEQAMPRLREMLAQQGLQLSDSSVHQQNSGQQQGQYASNESNNPNGTNGLLGEGGGNVDESINLDVNIKSKDDGISFYA, from the coding sequence ATGAATCAAACCTCCTTATCTGTAAGTGACGTCGGAAAAACCAGTACACGCCTACAAACGGGCGCAAGCGACGCAATTGCATCTACTGATTCTACTGAATCAGGAAGTTTTTTGAGTGCTTTAGGTGCTATTTTTCAATCTGAAACGGAATCGACCGAAGACACTCAGGTGATTAAAACCGACGTGTCAGAAGCGGAAGTGAGTGTGCCGGGTGTTGACACGCTTATTGATGATGACGTCGCCGTTGAAGGCGAAGGTGAGGGTGACGAAAACGCTAAAGCAAAGCCTGATTCAGAGAGTTCTCAATCCTCCTCTGCCGAGAGTGATGAAGCTGTAAATAGGTTGCCGCTTAGCGACACCTCGCCTGATCAGGAAAAAGCAGCAAAGACGATGAGCGAAGGTAATGAGCTTCTAGAAAGACTTGACGATTCTAGTCATGCACTTAAAAATGAAGACGGCAAACTTTTTCCTCAGGAATCTAAAAGTGCGGAAGAAGCCTCCAATAAACGAGAAGAAGATCCTGCCTTAAGCCAATTTATAGAGAAATCGACATCCCAAAATCAAGACACGGTCCAACGGCAAGATTCAAAAATGACAGGTCAATTACCTGATGAAAAATTGGCCCAGAGTGAATCACTTGAATCGTCGTCTCAATCTATACCCTCACTAGAACGTAACGGTCAAGAAGAGAATATTGAACTAGACCAAGTGGGGTTGATGGGTAAACAGTCTCAACAGAAAGATGAAAATACCTCAGCGAATGAGGCAGTTGGTGCGAGTGGGAATAGAGGCGTATCAAATGAATTACAAAAAGAGTTTGTTCTACAAAATGGAAAGGATGCGACTCAACAACTTGAACATGGTGCAACTCAGCAATCACTAAAGGAACAAGTGGTCCCTGCTGAAGGAGCAGTCGCATCTCAAGGAAAACCAATACCACAATCCACAGAAGAACTGATCTGGGGTAATACTCAAACAGATGTCGAAACAGAAGAGACACTTGCCACTATAGGCATCGCTTCAGTAGGAACCGTGTTAGCGAAAGCGGATAAAGCACAAATCGAAGCTACAATGGCTCAGTTGAATCTGAGCGATGCGGATATAGAAGCGTTATCGCCAGAAGAGTTAGAGTATTTAATTCAGGTAACCAATTCCAACGTGCAGCCGGAGCAGCTAAAAGCGTCCGCAGAGTTAGCTAAGCCAACGGCCGTTGCAACGGCCGCAGCGCAGCAGTTACATACACCACAGTATTTACAACAACATGCTGCTCAAACACAAAGCCTAGACAAAGCGCCTTTGCTCGCTCAAACGTCAGTGACCGCCGCGGAACTTAATAATGCTCAGTTACACCAAACACAACCCTTTAATCCGACTCAGGTTATGGTTGCAACTAACGCAAACTCTCAGCAACACATGATGAAGACCGCATTGGCTACAGCCGGCGTTGCAGGTGCGATGAAGTCTGGGAATAAGAGTGACGATAAAGAGAGTGGATTGTCTCAACAACTCTCTGGACTGGCGGCACAACAAGGATTACAACAGGCACAGCTTAAGACCGGTATTCAACAAGCAGTTCAACAATCGCCATTACAACTTTCTCGTGAAGTCGCCGGAGAGAAACTGTCAGATCAAGTACAAATGATGCTGTCAAAAAATCTTAAAAATATTGATATTCGTCTCGACCCACCGGAGTTAGGTAGAATGCAGATTAGAATGACGATGAACGGAGATGCGGCTTCGGTTCAATTTACTGTTGCAAACCAGCAAGCCAGAGATATTGTGGAACAAGCGATGCCACGGTTAAGAGAGATGCTTGCTCAACAAGGTTTACAATTGTCTGATTCATCCGTTCACCAACAAAATTCTGGTCAGCAGCAAGGGCAATATGCGTCAAATGAGTCGAATAATCCGAACGGTACGAATGGATTATTGGGAGAGGGCGGCGGAAATGTTGACGAAAGCATCAATCTTGACGTGAATATTAAATCAAAAGATGATGGAATCAGTTTTTACGCTTAA
- the fliJ gene encoding flagellar export protein FliJ: MENALDFLLEQASERENNAVLALNKARSELEDYYKQVAQIERYRLDYCHQLIDRGKNGLSASEYGHLNRFLTQLDNTLKKQREAEGHFKSQVDNCQEHWLETRKQKRSYDWMIEKKRKEKQKIENYLEQKQMDEFTTLQYARGKTHL; the protein is encoded by the coding sequence ATGGAAAATGCATTAGATTTTTTGTTAGAGCAGGCTAGCGAACGCGAGAATAACGCGGTACTTGCACTCAATAAAGCGCGCTCAGAATTAGAAGACTATTACAAGCAAGTTGCTCAGATCGAACGCTACCGATTGGATTATTGTCACCAGTTGATTGACCGTGGAAAAAATGGCCTATCGGCGAGCGAGTACGGACATCTCAACCGCTTTTTGACTCAGTTGGATAACACACTTAAGAAACAACGTGAGGCAGAGGGACACTTCAAATCCCAAGTCGACAACTGCCAAGAGCATTGGCTGGAGACAAGAAAACAGAAACGCTCCTATGACTGGATGATAGAGAAAAAGCGCAAAGAAAAACAGAAAATAGAAAACTATCTCGAACAGAAACAGATGGACGAGTTTACGACACTGCAGTATGCCCGTGGAAAGACACATTTATAA
- the fliI gene encoding flagellar protein export ATPase FliI: MLALAERLSNYKTQGLTTRAIASGKLVRVVGLTLEATGCRAPIGSLCQVETLNGVMEAEVVGFSGENLYLMPSEQIAGILPGAKVTPITSEGGLAVGMELLGRVLDGVGNPIDGLGEIYTEQRASFTSEPINPLLRKPITEPLDVGLKAINGLLTVGKGQRIGLFAGSGVGKSVTLGMMTRGTTAQVVVVGLIGERGREVKEFIEEILGEDGRRRSVVVAAPADSSPLMRLKGCQTALTIAEYFRDQGLDVLLLMDSLTRFAQAQREIALSVGEPPATKGYPPSVFAKLPALVERAGNGSPEQGSITAFFTVLTEGDDLQDPIADASRAILDGHIVLSREMADAGHYPAIDVEKSVSRVMPQITDDEHMLMSKTVRQILSICRKNQDLVSIGAYKPGTNPAIDSAFTIKPTLDQYLQQSMKESVPYDMCVHMLRNILQSSDNN; the protein is encoded by the coding sequence ATGTTAGCGCTTGCTGAACGACTATCTAACTATAAAACTCAAGGCTTAACCACGCGAGCCATTGCTTCAGGAAAATTGGTTAGGGTTGTCGGTCTAACCCTAGAGGCTACGGGTTGTCGGGCACCGATAGGCAGTTTGTGTCAGGTAGAGACATTAAATGGCGTAATGGAAGCCGAAGTGGTTGGTTTTTCAGGCGAAAATCTATATTTAATGCCCAGTGAACAGATCGCCGGTATATTACCCGGAGCAAAAGTGACCCCAATTACAAGTGAAGGCGGGTTAGCAGTAGGAATGGAGTTGCTGGGGCGTGTACTTGATGGCGTTGGTAACCCGATTGATGGGTTAGGAGAAATCTACACAGAGCAGCGCGCCTCATTTACCTCTGAACCTATTAATCCATTGCTGCGAAAACCGATCACTGAACCTCTGGATGTGGGACTAAAAGCAATAAACGGCTTGTTGACGGTAGGTAAAGGGCAACGCATTGGGCTATTTGCCGGTTCTGGTGTGGGTAAATCTGTCACGTTAGGAATGATGACCAGAGGAACCACTGCACAGGTGGTGGTGGTTGGCTTGATTGGTGAACGTGGCCGAGAAGTTAAAGAGTTTATAGAAGAAATACTTGGTGAAGATGGTCGAAGGCGTTCAGTTGTTGTTGCCGCTCCAGCCGATTCCTCACCATTGATGCGACTAAAAGGCTGCCAAACCGCACTCACGATCGCGGAATACTTTCGTGATCAAGGCCTCGATGTTCTTCTCCTGATGGATTCACTAACTCGTTTTGCTCAAGCTCAAAGGGAGATCGCCTTATCTGTTGGCGAACCGCCAGCCACAAAGGGCTACCCACCTTCTGTATTTGCTAAGTTACCCGCCTTGGTTGAAAGAGCAGGAAACGGTAGCCCTGAACAGGGTTCTATTACCGCATTTTTTACTGTTTTAACCGAAGGTGATGACCTTCAAGATCCTATTGCTGATGCCTCACGGGCGATTCTAGATGGGCATATTGTGCTCTCTAGAGAGATGGCTGATGCCGGTCATTATCCCGCCATTGATGTCGAGAAATCAGTAAGTCGTGTTATGCCTCAGATTACTGATGATGAACATATGTTGATGTCGAAAACCGTTCGCCAAATACTCTCTATTTGTCGTAAAAACCAAGATTTGGTTTCTATCGGTGCTTATAAACCAGGAACCAATCCCGCGATAGATAGTGCGTTTACTATTAAGCCGACGCTAGATCAATATCTACAACAGAGTATGAAAGAGTCTGTTCCTTACGATATGTGTGTGCATATGTTGCGGAACATCCTGCAATCATCGGACAATAACTGA